From a region of the Babylonia areolata isolate BAREFJ2019XMU chromosome 21, ASM4173473v1, whole genome shotgun sequence genome:
- the LOC143296211 gene encoding uncharacterized protein LOC143296211: protein MEGGASQADQMDNFKPVFKKYKRRDQPLDLTDVIDLENLSCSSSKFVQQVKPVIPSLTPVVGLKPVQDWSIFHFPNHPGFYLVQNPFLPGSQRYWAGRCLKDLPRRPHLTNLTIHPDLDPDMLWDTFLSLFHTRGGEAYSSSSPLRKLRWTTIGYHHNWDTKEYSEDAHTPFPSDLWVLSHYVAAVLGFPGFRAEAGIINYYHHDSCLAAHTDHSELDHKAPLLSFSFGQDAIFLLGGVSKALMPTAVRLHSGDVCVMSGDARLAFHAVPRILPPSIPPPPCHDLTPHLAVSTDCWLGAFGDMSADTPGGRPADRGDVPGYTLADKVDNMDAPCDRPGDGKDTAGDTPGDSRDTPCVSIATPVDSRDTPCVSIATPVDSRDTPGDTPGDSRDTPCVSIATPGDSRDTPCVSIATPVDSRDTPCVSIATPVDSRDTPCDTPGDSRDSGRGGDTPDTPGDVAEQPPHGSHPAGSYEDRVQAVNRRVVTTVRGEDWRPLAVYLSSSRLNINIRQVLKDGHTFHSAPVHDQHT from the exons GTGCAGCAAGTGAAGCCTGTCATCCCCAGCCTGACGCCGGTGGTGGGTCTGAAGCCAGTACAGGACTGGTCCATCTTCCACTTTCCTAACCACCCAG GGTTCTACCTAGTCCAGAACCCCTTCCTACCTGGCAGCCAGAGGTACTGGGCTGGGCGCTGTCTGAAGGACTTACCTCGTCGTCCTCACCTCACCAACCTGACCATCCaccctgaccttgaccccgaCATGCTCTGGGACACCTTCCTCTCACTCTTCCAcaccag GGGCGGTGAAGCGTACAGCAGTTCCTCCCCCCTCAGAAAACTGCGCTGGACGACAATTGGGTACCACCACAACTGGGACACCAAG GAGTACAGCGAGGATGcccacaccccctttccatcAGACCTGTGGGTGTTGTCGCACTACGTGGCGGCGGTGCTGGGGTTCCCAGGGTTCCGGGCGGAGGCGGGCATCATCAACTACTACCACCATGACTCCTGTCTGGCTGCCCACACCGACCACTCGGAACTGGACCATAAGGCACCGCTTCTGTCCTTCAG ttttgGCCAGGACGCCATCTTCCTGCTGGGGGGCGTGAGCAAAGCACTGATGCCCACAGCCGTACGCCTGCACAGCGGAGACGTGTGTGTCATGAGCGGCGATGCACGACTGGCCTTCCACGCTGTGCCCCGCATcctgcccccctccatccccccacccccctgccatgaCCTGACCCCTCACCTTGCGGTCAGCACGGACTGCTGGCTGGGGGCTTTCGGGGACATGTCTGCCGACACACCTGGTGGTAGACCTGCTGACCGTGGGGATGTGCCTGGTTACACACTGGCTGATAAAGTTGATAACATGGACGCTCCTTGCGATAGACCTGGGGATGGCAAGGACACAGCTGGTGATACACCTGGTGATAGCAGGGACACACCTTGTGTTAGTATAGCCACACCTGTTGATAGCAGGGACACACCTTGTGTTAGTATAGCCACACCTGTTGATAGCAGGGACACACCTGGTGATACACCTGGTGATAGCAGGGACACACCTTGTGTTAGTATAGCCACACCTGGTGATAGCAGGGACACACCTTGTGTTAGTATAGCCACACCTGTTGATAGCAGGGACACACCTTGTGTTAGTATAGCCACACCTGTTGATAGCAGGGACACACCTTGTGATACACCTGGTGATAGCAGGGACAGTGGCCGTGGTGGAGACACACCTGATACTCCAGGGGACGTAGCAGAACAACCTCCGCATGGGTCCCACCCGGCAGGGAGCTATGAGGACAGGGTGCAGGCGGTGAACCGACGTGTGGTCACAACTGTGCGGGGCGAGGACTGGCGGCCCCTGGCTGTCTACCTGTCGTCGTCACGCCTTAACATCAACATCCGCCAGGTGCTGAAAGATGGACACACCTTCCACTCTGCACCTGTCCACGACCAACACACCTGA